tttatagaGTTTAGAAACgattaagttttccattttagaagTGAACTGTATTATTGCAAACTACGCTACGGTGTCAAACCAATCCTCCCtttgaagttttaaaaataatatgcacGCAAAGTTTGTCTTTCAAATACATTACATTCAGCTAGAAGAGATAATGTGACTGGCTATCCTCAACAATAATGACgatggaaataaaaatgcaaggacAATTTACTGATTAAAATACAACtagtaattaacaaataaaaagtgaaaacattCAGGTCTTTGAATAAAACATCACCGTCATGAAACGTACACCAAGAGGTAAAGTATGTTACTTTCCGGCcacattttatcaattttttttatcattaatggcTCTACAAATATAAAGGCATTGGGGGTTTTTGTAtaggaagaaaataatgatactTCAGCACAAAAAtgtcagtgaccttgaaaaacaGGTCATGATAATTCATATTCGTTTCAATTATTACTGTTCCGACCTGAATGctacacaggacaagaaataacaatgaaaaaatacttcACTAAATGGAATAATCTATAGttataaaatccgagtggatatggtttgtccgcctcgggtgcgGGCGGGGTAGATAggtgatcgggagggtaggggagacatgacacatccacactcctgcaaacctgtttgacCGCCCAGGGTGGGGGTTGGGTAGGTAGCATATCGGGgggttaggggagacatgacaggcagcgccgggttccagcgcagcgtagcgcgcgccatcgaGCTTGTGCTATCAGTAATAGACTGCCAGGAGAGGGCTAATATAGCCGGCCTTACATTTGAACAGTTCGTAAAACCCCCGCTCGTTTAATTAATCCATGCAAAGGCAAACTTAAAAGTTTTGTCCGCTAATCTCTGTTTAAACAGTGGTGAGTAGTTTTAAGGGAAGGGGCTCTCCACATTGAATGGTTTCCCAGATTGGATAATCCATTTTTCCTGAAGAGGCGGGGGAGGTGAGTATGAAGattatagtatacatacatatatagcatgCATATGCATACGGGAGATTGGAAATACCCTAAAGTGATTTATCGACGTTCGAAGTAGCTGGTTTCTTCTATATTATGACAACATATTTTGACCAATTATCGGCGGCTTTGCATGTTTTAaccattaatatgaaatattgttCCTATTACTCACTAATCATACATGTTATAACCAGTGATTAAAACGATGGTTTCTATTGTTTGCTAAATATATGGAAAGATTTTTTACTGCTCTGACGAAACCTGTTTCAATCAATTATTAAGAAAAGCTCTTTCTACTGCTctgattaaacttattttaaccAGCTATTAGGAAGGGCTGTTTCACCTGCTCTGATCATGTATGTTTTAACCAGCTATTAGGAAGGGATGCTTCACGTGCTCTTATCAAATATGTTTTAACCAGCTATTAGGAAGGGATGTTTCACCTGCTCTTATCAAATGTTTTAACCAGCTATTGGGAAGGGATGTTTCACCTGCTCTTATCAAATGTTTTAACCAGCTATTGGGAAGGGATGTTTCACCTACTCTTATCAAATGTGTTTTAACCAGCTATTAGGAAGGGATGTTTCACCTTCTCTGATTAAATATGTTTTAACCAGCTATCAGGAAGGGATGTTTCACCTGCTCTGATCAAATATGTTTTAACCAGCTATTAGGAAGGGATGTTTCACCTGCTCTGATCAAATATGTTTTAACCAGCTATTAGGAAGGGATGTTTCACTTGCTTTGATCAAAAATGTCTTAACCAGGTATTAGGAAGGGATAGCTGGTTAACAGGAAGGGATGTTTCACTTGCTCTGATCAAATATGTTTTAACCAGATATTAGGAAGGGATGTTTCACTTGCTCTGATCAAATATGTTTTAACCAGCTATTAGGAAGGGATGTTTCACCTGCTCTGATCAAACATGTTTTAACCAGCTATTAGGAAGGGATGTTTCACCTGCTCTGATGAAATATGTTTTAACCAGCTATTAGGAAGGGATGTTTCACCTGCTCTGATGAAATATGTTTTAACCAGCTATTAAGGGATGTTTCACCTGCTCTGATCAAATATGTTTTAACCAGCTATTAAGGGATGTTTCACCTGCTCTGATCAAATATGTTTTAACCAGCTGTTAGGAAGGGATGTTTCACCTGCTCTTATCAAATATGTTTTAATCAGCTATTACGAAATGCTTTCTGTTGCACTAATTAAACACATTTCAACCCGAAAGGCTATTTTCTTCTGCTCCCTGATTAAACCTGCTTTAACCAATCATTCAGAAAGGCTGCTTCTATTGTCCCATCACCAAACATGTTTTAACCAGTTAACATTGAATTGTTCTTTCTATTACATTTAGGATTATTTTGAAGattcaagtattttttaaatgaatattgtgGAAACATGTTTGACAGAGCACAAAGCAGAACCTTTCGTCAGCGGAGAATTACAACACCAAACTCCAGTGCTGATTTACAAAATGCACACACGCAGCAATCTTGTCCCACACCCATGCACTTTATCAAAATTTTAGGTCTGAAACTCTTTGAAATTTGTTTCAGAAGGTATGAAACTCATGAAACTTGTTAAATCATATTCTCCACATACTTTCAAGTTGAATGAATGTTACACAACATATATTCAACAGAAACTTGTTTCCTGAAAATGTGCAACACACGAAACTTGTTTCAGAGAATGTTCATATGCTGTCAGGAGTCATGACATATCTGTTTCAACAGGAAATAGTTTCCAGAAAGTATGAAACTAGTTTCGGATAGTCTGAAAGTAGTTTAAGAATGTGGAATCTGTGGCGTTAGTTTCAGAAAATGTGTCAGGAACTAGTTTGAGAAAGTATGAAACTAGTGAGTTTTGGAGTTTATGAAACTAGTTTCAGAAGTTTCCGTGCGCTTCGAGGTTAAATGTCCCATTATTTTCTTCAACACCGATGTACACTCCGGTCCCTGGAAAGAATGCAccgagttttagagagagagagataaaaaaaatcacacacgcAGGCTGCAATAACCACTGTGCACGTTGtttatgaaaatctgtttttaaaaacTGGTTGAGTGCGCGCAAGCACGTCTTTGTGCTACTTGAAACTCCAAATCAAGCCACAGCAActcttaaaggaaaataaaatcaacacttaCTTGATACTTTCAAAACCTGGTGATTTGATTattgttgccaaaaaaaaaagcttggtgGATGAGATcttcaataatatatacattaatcatTCGTTATTCATGATAATTCTGACTCACGATGAATTTCCAGAACAAATTCTTTATGGTTTCAGTTACCAAGTCGTGTTGATGGTTATGCTCAGAACATTAATCAAACAGAATTACAATCTTTATTACATTCTCGATTAATAAATTAACTCACTGATGGAAGGCAAAAATCTTGCCTAGATAACTTCCATAGAATatgatcaatatataaataagcagGAAAAGGTTGTCAAAGGAAAGAACTCTGTGACCAGCCACAGAGAGACAGCACACACTTGTCTCAAacttatatatgttacagtaagattgtgaaaccagggatttcacgaaatccctagggaatttgtgaaacgaccaactcgcttaggaacatttcatcctcgagggctagtactaaacacggcgaaacagtgattcatctttACAGTTTCcccgtttagtactagccttcggggatcaaatattcctaagggaattggtcatttcacacattccctgaaaatttcaggaatttcgtgaaatccctgaattTCACAATATTATTGTAACATATATCCAGCCATTTACAGCAATGTCTATGTTATCACTCTTAAGTTTCAACTTAACgctaaaaaaattctatccactCTTAAGAAATTACCCTAAGGGCCATATATCCTCAACACGCTGCACGTATGTATAAATGCTACATTAAACTTTCTCCATGTCGTGCAAGCCTCATAAAGGTTTTTGTGTTACTCTCACATTTCTCCACCTCAAACCACTTAGAATTTCACTTATGCTTCAACCAGGTAAAACTTGAGTAAACCTCCAGCCAATCTTGTCTCCATTACCTTCGTGAacttaaatttatatttgcaaTACACGAACGCACAACGTAACGCACCCTTAACCTCACAACTTTCTCTTTCACAAGCATACTTAGGGATATTCTTTGGAATCCACACGTTCCCAACCATCAAGTTCACTTCAAAACACATTTCTGCAAGGTGCTCTCAATTCTCTTTCATTCCAGAAACTCTAAATCTACCAACCACAACATATCTTTCCCCTATTACCTACCTttacattaaaatcacctagcacaactaccatttctttttttcatatacaacaaaGCACATATTTAGGCTTCCAGAAACTCTTTCCCGGCTAACATACCTATTCCTAGTGCTTAACACCTACGATCATAACTTTCTCCCACCCACAATCCTAGGGCTAACAAATAGGCGCTCTTTCACATGACCCCGGTCTTCCTGCTAAGGCATAAGCTACCCGTTCCCTAGCCGTGCATCCCTCAAGTATTCTAGACACTACTACTCTGGCCTTGCCGTTCATGAACACTAAATCCTATCCCTTTGGTCCCCTGAAGTGTAACAGCATTCAACTCTTCCTCTTGAAAAACTTAGACACATTTATTAGGGTATAGATCTTCTCTTGTGCGGCGCATTCAGGGAGATTCAAAACAACTTGTCACTTCATCTCTGCCTTCTTGCAATGTGTACACACCatagggctaaaaaaaaaagcgcccTTGGTCATTTGGTAATTTCCACATTCCcacccacacattatatatatatatatatataatatatatatacctgtatatatatatatttatatatatatgtatatatataatatatattatatatatatatatatatatatatataatatatattatatatatatatattatatatatatatatatatatatatatatatatatatatatatatatatatatatatatatatatataatatatattatatatatatatatatattatatatatatatatatatatatatatatatatatatatatatatatatatatatatatatatatatatagatatagagagagagagagagagagagagagagagagagagagagagagagagagagagagagagagagagagagaggagaatacacttgaattataaaattaattagtaTTTTTGTAAATGCATAACCATCCACACAAACATTGTTGATTATTTCAATACATAACAAACTTCACATTtgcaaaattatgcaaaaattgcTGTAAACCCTTACTCGTTTGAAATTAAACTGTAAAATGGTTTGAAGAAAGTACTTTTTGGAGTGATGTAAGGTCAATTATCAATGAAATTAACTATTGGGCAAATTTCGTTTAATAATCCAATTTGtactcatatgaatatatatagtatatatatttgatatatacgcTGGTAATCCCAGGAATATTATATATCTGGGTACACCGCATACACAATTTATActttatcaaaatatgaattacactggtacaatatatgaaaatattttgtgcgAACAAATTCTAGCCAGAGAAGTACACACAAAACGGGACGTTTCTCAAATGCTTTCACTAGAAGATGCTCGTCTCTGCGTTCCTAAACACTACACTTCTAAGCACAGTCCACAACCCACCTTTCCTATAACATAACAGATATCTGTATTAAAACATAAAGCACAGTACGTGTGCGTAGTCCAGCTATTAAGCTCGCGAGAATATAACGTACGGAGGCATTCAACTAAAACAGGAATATATTGATACCCAAAGGcgtttaattaatatttaattaatattcctCTTTATCTGACAGCGATTTAATTAAAAACCAGGAATCCGATCATTCGGAATTCAACTTTTGCGCCTGAAAAACTTCAGTAAAGATGACGTCCACCAGTACCTAGCCCTATCGAAATCTCATTTTAACGTTTAGCTTTCATCAGTTTGCTGTTCTGTGATGAACTGAGAGGAACGAGGCACCATGCATCGTCGGAACTTATCACGCAACGAGAttaaaaatacgtttttttttcaatatttctctttttgcttttcctttcaaaTCCCTGAAAAAAAcgacaaacatttttttccttgcaaTAGTAGAGACAGAGGAGACTAAGGAACCgccagaatatataatatatatacacattacatatgcaaattaatgtgtatatactgtatatcaacacAAATACCACCTGATGTATCCTTTCAGCAGGTGGGTTCCCCCTTTTCCAAACTTAGTCGAACTGCTgtatgaaaaaaatgcaattcgTCTGATACATATGACATTCTAAATGATATGAAATCTTTATATGCGCATCACAGGTGCAAGTCACTTCTTTATACCCTTGTTATGAGAGCAAGTCATTTCCTTACACTATTTATCTGTAGTAAGTGCGAGTCACGTTGTGTCTCAGGTTATACAATCCGACACCAAATGCTAGCAAGGTGGATCCCAGTCAAGTTTTGATGAAATATGAGGATGGAAAAGTGGGCGAGAGTGAGTGATCTCCTAGGGAACAATATACTTCAGCTTCAGTCTTTAATGTTTATGTGGCATGCTTTAATGCTGGTAAGGTTAACTCAtggaaggttaggttaggctttCCAGAATCTTCATGTCATGCAACTCgcaattttaatgatatttttagttGTATGAGGAACTGTCTTCCTACACATGACAGTCTTAATAATCTGTGAAATCAAAGTAACTGTCATTAACACGGTCATTGTAAGTATATACCTCATACGTCAGTTTAGGTGTATTCTACAGTACAGTGTCTGAAAATCTAAAGGCCTGCGAAATTTAGAAGCAGCAAATGCAAATCGCTTCTCTTCATGTCTTCCGTTCTGTTTCCTTTCGTGTATTGCCTGAACAATGCATGTATGTAGTGAAGTGTCAAGTGCATGGTAATTTGCATTAGTCAAAAGCAAAAGGAACAATTTATCCATATTTGCAGAATTTTGGTGAATATAATCATTGAGATGGACCCTTACGACTTTCAGTTCCGCCCTCCTCCAGACTTCTTTCCAAGCGTATGATTTCCATCACCCCATCATACATCTCCTGAAGAGCTTCTATTTCACTGATGCCCAAACGACGGCGGTTCGAGATGTCAAATACATAATCCTCGGCCTCCGAGTGCTCCCCAGATGTGCCTCGCACTTGGAGGTTATATTTGGCTGCTGTGTCTTCTAGTTTTTGTCTGTCTGACCCTAACAAAGGTAGACGAATGTGCACAGAAGCTCTAATTGCTGTGCCAAGATTCGTGGGACAAAAGCTCAAGAAACCTAGATGTCCTGAGGAGCTAAATGGAAGCTTTTCACCTAAGGCTGTCACTGCACGAACAAATCTGTCGTAAACTTCACCCATGTTACCACCTTCTTGCATTGATATTATTCGCAAGTGATCCTCTTCATTCACCCACACCACTAAGGTACTGTTTTCGTTCAGGAATATGCCTCTTCCCTCTGGCCAAAAGCGACTAGCTCCAGCTGCTTCAAGAAATCTGTCTCCTTGTTTGAAGAGCAAATGTTTTTGTAAGAGCTCCTCTTGCTCCTCCGGACCAATTTCATCAAGGGAACGATAATTTCCGGCCAGGTCATCCTCAAGCGTTCCCAAAGTATATCCCACGTCCTGCTCGAGTTCGGCATACTGATCACTTGTAAGAAGGGGGTTAAAGGGAAAACCTTCAACGGATCGAGCGCAGCGAACTCTTGTTGACAAAACGTAATTTCCCAACTCATTCAAGTCGCCAAGATGACTGGGGTCCCCAAAATCAGTGGCAGGATGTGAATCATCTGGACCAAAACCCCCGTGATATTCGTCAATCACAGGATCGAAGAGCTCGTGGAACATTGAGTATGATTCGGCATCTGGGGCATACAGACCAATGTGGGAATCAGGGTTGGCAAGACCTGATTTGATACAGTCGTGGAGAGTGGCACCTTTGGATGTTACGCGACGTTTAACACTGTCGAAAATCTCCTGCGTCAAGTATTTCTTCAAGAGTGAGCGGGAATCCACATCCTTGAATTTCTCATATTCTTCTTCAAGGAGGCCCAAGGCAGCAGGGTCTATTTTCTCTGCCGCATCCTCTTCATTACCTATGTAGAAGGATTTTTGTACAGTGAATGATCAGTCTGAACATAGCAGTATGTTACGCACAAGAGCAATTTCCCCTGTGTTTTCAGTGTGGCTAAAACACATTTTTGGTACCACATACACTACTAAAAACTTGTAAAGATTTGATTTGTTATGACTGGTATTTGATATGGTAAGGTGAAGTAATACTAGTACAGGCAGTACTCTGAAACCACATcgtactttgtatatatatatatatatatatatatatatatatatatatatatatatgtgtgtgtgtatatatatatatatatatatatatatatatatatatatatatatatatatacagtatatatatatatatatatatatatatatatatatatatatatatatatatatatatatatatataagcaatcatGATTCGTAGCGTTCTGTTTAATTGAAGACTAAGCTGTCGTGCTATAGAAGGAAATTAGATACTCAAGTTATGGATTTCCTAGATGATTCTGATTTAGAGCACACTAATTTCCTGATAACAGAAGCATACAAGAACTGGTGcaaaattacaaagtaaaatcTGATGGGTATGAGAGCTACAGTGTAATGTGAAGAGCTGGCCCGAACACCCGACAGATGTAACACATGTAAGCCTTGTAATCATTTAGACACCATGCAACGTCCTGGATGAATTTCTGCCTGTTAATCAAATTCGGATGAAAAGGATACTCAGTGtgaagtatataaatgtataaaaatgtttatcaataTTCTTAATTCTAATTACACAAAAGTTCTTCGAACTGCATGGTGGGGCTAGGGTTACCGGGTTACCCAGTCAATTTTGATAACCCATTCAAGTATAGTCTCCCtgaatattttatctatctaAAGCATGCTGATTATGTgtagaaatgtaaacaaaatgcaattttactagaaataaaaatagttgaCCTTTAACTTCGGAATGATGCACATATTCTGTATACGAATTCAAAATATTTGTCATGGCTGATATAACATTAATTCTAAAAcaccacaaattaaaaaaatcatgaaaccaAGAAAACTTTTCTAAGTCTGTAAAGCAAGGgtagataaaaaataacttcactgaTGCGTGTGGTACAACGGGCAAAAATAATGTGGCCAAAAAGATGGTTTTACCAAATTCTGGATTAGTGTTTAATTTCCTGAATGACATGGGCTGTGGGGCAGAGTTAGGGATGAAGGTTAAGGTTTAATTTCCAACTTTGTAGGCATTCTTTAACATACATGTACTAGTTTATatgtttaaatgaaatgaaaattgcacGTTTAGTTTCTTCTCTGCAAGTGCACTCATGAAGTGCATTTCCTAAAAGGCGGTTCACTGTCACGAGATAAGGGTTAATGAAATAGTGATCACTGGTGAGCCATGTCATTGAACTACATCATGGCATAATTACGATATTGCTCGTTTATAACCATTCCAGCACATTCTACAGTTTTCTTTGGAGTGCCTGGACACAACTTGTCCCTGGTGAATTTTAACATGCATTATTTAGGAATCTATATTTAAGCTTCTTGCACTCatcaattttatatatgatatttaggcTATATTTTGTGTAAATGACTACGTGCTTCAATGCTACTGCATTTTTAGACGAAACTCATTTACAAAAGACTCTAATCATGAGGAACATTCATgctgtgaatatatttttacaggCAACAATAGATCACTTTTACAATTTCTCCATACACTTCATCAGTGCATCGAGACTGTGCTATATTTCACTTTTTCCACTTGGCAAGGTGAAGTTTTGTGTGTAATTTGTTGCACATTTTAATGATAAGATTGCtcaatttgttgcaaaagttAACTACTAAGATTGCTCAGTTTGCTGCAAAATTGAACTAATAAGATTGCTTACGACTTTGGCTGCTGCCTTCCTCCATTTTACTTTCTAActgaataatttcctttatacCATTACACATTTCCTTAAGGGCTTCAATCTCTGTTATTCCCAAACGACGACGGTTCGAGATGTCAAATACATAATCCTCCGCCTCCGAATGCTCTCCAGACGTGCCACGCACTTGGAGATTAAATTTGGCTGCTGTATCTTCAAGAGTTTTTCTGTCTTTCCCCAACAAAGGCAGGCGAATATGTACTGAGGCTCTAATGGATGTGCCAAGATTTGTGGGACAAAAACTCAAGAATCCCAGACGTTCTGAAGAGCTAAAGGG
This genomic interval from Macrobrachium rosenbergii isolate ZJJX-2024 chromosome 56, ASM4041242v1, whole genome shotgun sequence contains the following:
- the LOC136836594 gene encoding arginine kinase 1-like, encoding FYIGNEEDAAEKIDPAALGLLEEEYEKFKDVDSRSLLKKYLTQEIFDSVKRRVTSKGATLHDCIKSGLANPDSHIGLYAPDAESYSMFHELFDPVIDEYHGGFGPDDSHPATDFGDPSHLGDLNELGNYVLSTRVRCARSVEGFPFNPLLTSDQYAELEQDVGYTLGTLEDDLAGNYRSLDEIGPEEQEELLQKHLLFKQGDRFLEAAGASRFWPEGRGIFLNENSTLVVWVNEEDHLRIISMQEGGNMGEVYDRFVRAVTALGEKLPFSSSGHLGFLSFCPTNLGTAIRASVHIRLPLLGSDRQKLEDTAAKYNLQVRGTSGEHSEAEDYVFDISNRRRLGISEIEALQEMYDGVMEIIRLERSLEEGGTESRKGPSQ